The following is a genomic window from Crossiella equi.
GGGCGCCATGGCGGGCGCGGTGGTGGGCACCTGGCTGCTGCACGTCCTGCCCGTCCGGTGGCTGCGCTACGGCTTCGCCGCGCTGCTGCTGCTCACCGCGGTGCGCCTGGGCCTGGAGACCCCGGAACGCCTGGTCGCCACCGACCTGGGATGGGGCGACACCCTGCTCATGCTCGGCCTGGGCGTGCTGGTGGGCACGCTGTCCGGGCTGTTCGGCGTGGGCGGCGGCATCGTCATGGTGCCCGCGATGATCCTGCTGTTCGGCTTCAGCGACGTGGTGGCCAAGGGCACCTCGCTGCTCGTGGTCATCCCCACCGGCATCATCGCCACCGTGCAGAACCTGCGCCGGGGCAACACCGACCTGCGCGCGGCCGGGCTGCTGGGCGTGGCGGGCATCGTCTCGGCCTACGCGGGCGTGCGGCTGGCCCTGCTGCTGCCGCCGCGGCTGTCGGTGCTGCTGTTCGCCGCGCTGCTGGCGTTCACCGCGTTCCGGATGGTGACCGCGAAGAAGGAGAGCTAGCCGAACGGGGTATCAAGCCCCGCCGACCGGCCGCTTGTCGCTACCCGTCGGTAACGAGAGAGTGGGCAAGATGACCGTGCTCGGCCGTTCCAGGCAGCAGCTCACCTTCCTCGCCCACCGGGCCGCCCTGTGGGGCGCTGCCGCGTTCGGCGACCCGGGCGCGCGGCTGGTGCGGCGGAGCACCGAGGACCCCTACCCGCTGTACGAGGACATCCGCGCGCAGGCGCCGGTGGTGCGCAGCCGGATCGGGATCCACGCCTCCGCCTCCTACGCGGTGGCCGCCCGGGTGCTGCGCGACGACCGGTTCGGCATGCGCGACCCGCACGCGCCGGAACTCGTGCGTCCCGGCACCGAACCGGTGCACCCCATCGAGGACTCCTTCCTCATGATGGACCCGCCCGAGCACACCCGGCTGCGCCGCCTGGCCGCCCCGTACTTCACCGCGCGGGCCGTGCAGCGGCGCGCCGACCTGGTCGAACAGGTCGTGCGGACCTGCCTGGACGAGTTCGGCGACACCGAGCGCGTGGACCTGGTGCCGATGTTCGCCAACCGCGTGCCGGTGCAGGTCATCTGCGACCTGCTGGGCGTGCCCGAGCCGGAGCACGAGCGCTTCCGGGGCTGGGCCAACCGGATCGCGCCCGCCTTCGACGGGGTCAACTCCGTCGGCGAGCACGAGCGGCTGCGCCGGGTGATGGTCGAGCTGCAGGAGTTCTTCACCGAGCTGATCGCCTTCCGCCGCAGGCACCCGGCCGAGGACATCCTCAGCGGCCTGGTGCACGCCACCGTGGACGGCGAGTCGCTGAGCACCCACGAGCTGCTGGCCACCAGCGGGCT
Proteins encoded in this region:
- a CDS encoding cytochrome P450 encodes the protein MTVLGRSRQQLTFLAHRAALWGAAAFGDPGARLVRRSTEDPYPLYEDIRAQAPVVRSRIGIHASASYAVAARVLRDDRFGMRDPHAPELVRPGTEPVHPIEDSFLMMDPPEHTRLRRLAAPYFTARAVQRRADLVEQVVRTCLDEFGDTERVDLVPMFANRVPVQVICDLLGVPEPEHERFRGWANRIAPAFDGVNSVGEHERLRRVMVELQEFFTELIAFRRRHPAEDILSGLVHATVDGESLSTHELLATSGLLLLAGFGTTVNLIGKGVLGVLTHPQARSGLLHDPGLASAVVEETLRFDPPVHLTARFAHQDVDLDGHLVRRGEQLVLSLAGANRDPAVFSHPDQFDPSRPNARDHLAFSGGIHFCVGAALARMEAEVALRALFQRHPDLELAGPVRRGDGRTLPMLTSLPVHCPRPAASSAA
- a CDS encoding sulfite exporter TauE/SafE family protein, whose amino-acid sequence is MPDRLSQVQHSPPRQAPLTLLAIGLTSGLLSGLFGVGGGVLIVPALVLLAGFGQKLAHGTSLAAVVPISVTGAAGYALAGQVNWPVAGLLAAGAMAGAVVGTWLLHVLPVRWLRYGFAALLLLTAVRLGLETPERLVATDLGWGDTLLMLGLGVLVGTLSGLFGVGGGIVMVPAMILLFGFSDVVAKGTSLLVVIPTGIIATVQNLRRGNTDLRAAGLLGVAGIVSAYAGVRLALLLPPRLSVLLFAALLAFTAFRMVTAKKES